ATTTTGATCACCACGACGGCGCCAATCTCTGCGGTGTTCGCGACATGGGTGCCACCACAGGGCTGCAAATCGATCAAATCGCCGGTTCCGATTTGAACCGTGCGCACCGCGCCGCTGCCCCGCGGGGGGAAACGCTCATGCTCTTCACCAACGCCGGATTGGCTTCCAGCTCGGCGTCGGTCACGCTGCCCAGTGCCACCGGATGGGCCGCTGCCACCAAGGCGGCGATGCCCGCAGTGAGCGCCTCTTTGCTCAGCGGATCGGTCATGTGGAAGTCCAGCCGCGCGTAGTCGGGAGTGATGGAGCATCCGTTCACCGGCATGGGCACCAGGTGGCACAGCAAATGGGTCGCGGTGTGAAAGCGCATCAGGCGGTGGCGCCGCGCCCAGTCGATCTGGGCGGTCACGCTTTCACCCACGCTGAGTTGGGCCAGCAAACCTTCTTGCCCGGGTGCGGGCAGGTGCAGGATGTCTGACGTGGGCTGACCTTGCACATCCTTGATTTTTCGGGTGTCTGCAATTGCCAACCCGCTGCCGTTGGCCAGCCGCAGAACACCCGTATCACCCGCCTGCCCGCCGCCCAGCGGATAGAACACCGTTTGGTCCAGTACCACGCCTTCCGGGTTGATGGCCGTCACCGTGGCGCTGCATTCGGTTTGGTAAGCGTTTTGGCGGAAAAGATCTTGGGTCATGCATGCATCATAGATATTCCTTTGCCGCTTTACACTGCGGTACATGAACGCCGCAATGCCAGCCAGCCCTTATTGGTCCGACCTCACCACCGCCGATTTCGCTGCGCTCGACAAGGCGCGCGCCATTGCGGTCTTGCCGGTGGCCGCGACCGAACAGCATGGGCCGCACTTGCCGTTGTCGGTGGACACGGACATTGTCAATGGCGTGATCGCGGCCGCCGTACCGCAGCTCGCGCCCGGCTTGCCGGCGCTGTTTTTGCCTACCCAGGCGGTGGGATTCAGCCCGGAGCACAACCGCTTTCCCGGCACGCTCACGCTGAAATCGGAAACGCTGATCCGCATCTGGACCGAGATTGGCGAATGCGTGGCGGCCAGCGGGGTGAAAAAGCTGGTGTTGTTCAATGCCCATGGCGGGCAGGTGGGAGCCATGGATTTGGTGGCCCGCGATTTGCGGGCGCGCCTGGGCATGCTGGTGTACAGCGTGAATTGGTTCAACTTGCCGTTGATCGACGGGCAGGGGCAGGATGTGAATGCGATGTTCAGCGCCGAAGAGCACCGCTTTGGCATCCATGCGGGGGAAATCGAAACCTCGATGATGTTGGCGCTCAAGCCCGAGCAGGTGCGCATGGATCAGGCGGAGTATTTCCGCTCAGTCTCGCAAACCCGCGCTGCCGATTTTCCAATTCTGGGCAGCGGCAAAAGTGCCAAGCTGGGCTGGCAAATGCAGGACTACAACCCCGAAGGCGCGGTGGGCAACGCGGGCGCGGCCACCGCAGAAAAAGGCCACACCTTGCTCGATGCTGCGGGGCGGGGGCTGGCCGCGTTGCTGGCCGAAATTGACCGGTTACCGCCCGGCACCTTGCAGCAGCGCA
This region of Hydrogenophaga crassostreae genomic DNA includes:
- a CDS encoding creatininase family protein, yielding MNAAMPASPYWSDLTTADFAALDKARAIAVLPVAATEQHGPHLPLSVDTDIVNGVIAAAVPQLAPGLPALFLPTQAVGFSPEHNRFPGTLTLKSETLIRIWTEIGECVAASGVKKLVLFNAHGGQVGAMDLVARDLRARLGMLVYSVNWFNLPLIDGQGQDVNAMFSAEEHRFGIHAGEIETSMMLALKPEQVRMDQAEYFRSVSQTRAADFPILGSGKSAKLGWQMQDYNPEGAVGNAGAATAEKGHTLLDAAGRGLAALLAEIDRLPPGTLQQRTAFE